In Streptomyces chartreusis NRRL 3882, the following are encoded in one genomic region:
- a CDS encoding PadR family transcriptional regulator: MSTRHILLGLLATGPSHGYDLKRRHDERFPQARPLAYGQVYTTLQRLVRDGLAEVEGTDSDGGPERTVYRATDEGTRELSRWAGEITPPAPFVANEIFAKVVVAILSGGDPAAYLSTQRAAHMERMRQLTALKAAQGADLATVLSADYALNHLDADLRWMSTTAARLTTLTAEVDAA, from the coding sequence ATGAGCACCCGCCACATCCTGCTGGGCCTGCTCGCCACGGGTCCCAGCCACGGCTACGACCTCAAGCGACGCCACGACGAACGTTTCCCGCAGGCCCGCCCGCTGGCCTACGGGCAGGTCTACACGACCCTCCAGCGCCTCGTCCGGGACGGCCTCGCCGAGGTCGAGGGAACCGACTCGGACGGCGGCCCGGAGCGGACGGTGTACCGCGCCACGGACGAGGGGACGCGCGAACTGTCCCGGTGGGCCGGGGAGATCACGCCGCCCGCGCCCTTCGTGGCGAACGAGATCTTCGCCAAGGTCGTCGTGGCCATCCTCTCGGGCGGCGACCCCGCCGCGTATCTGAGCACCCAGCGCGCCGCCCACATGGAGCGGATGCGGCAGCTCACGGCCCTCAAGGCCGCGCAGGGCGCGGATCTGGCGACCGTGCTCTCGGCGGACTACGCCCTCAACCACCTCGACGCCGACCTCCGCTGGATGAGCACCACGGCGGCCCGGCTCACCACCCTGACCGCGGAGGTCGACGCAGCATGA
- a CDS encoding ROK family transcriptional regulator, whose product MAGTAGTPGTPRVLRAMNDRAALDLLLEHGQLSRTRIGKLTGLSKPTASQLLARLEAAGLVLATGTTEGRPGPNAQLYEVNPAAGYAAGLDVTPHRILAAVADITGRTVGRHELPTPGRRTGTPVVQQVTDALDGAVKAAGLARDDVHRLVIGTPGAFDPTTGRLRYASHLPGWHSPTLLDELAAALPMPFEYENDVNLVALAEQRLGAARGHTDFVLLWNQEGLGAALVLGGRLHRGWTGGAGEVGFLPVPGTPLVRQVTKANSGGYQELAGSQAVPRLARELGIEDIPPGPYAEAAAHLVARAAEADDEPHRHLLRTYATRLATGLASLVSVLDPELVVLSGASLTSGGEALRALVQAELEELAASRPRLVVGDVREHPVLRGALESALATTRDEVFDTSR is encoded by the coding sequence ATGGCAGGAACCGCCGGAACGCCGGGCACCCCGCGCGTCCTGCGCGCCATGAACGACCGGGCCGCCCTGGACCTGCTGCTGGAGCACGGGCAGCTGTCCCGCACCCGGATCGGCAAGCTCACCGGCCTGTCCAAGCCGACCGCCTCCCAGCTCCTGGCCCGCCTGGAGGCCGCGGGCCTCGTCCTGGCCACCGGCACCACCGAAGGCCGGCCGGGCCCGAACGCCCAGCTGTACGAGGTCAACCCGGCGGCCGGTTACGCCGCCGGACTCGACGTCACCCCCCACCGGATCCTCGCCGCCGTCGCCGACATCACCGGCCGTACGGTCGGGCGCCACGAGCTGCCCACCCCCGGCCGACGCACCGGCACCCCCGTCGTCCAGCAGGTCACCGACGCCCTGGACGGCGCGGTGAAGGCGGCGGGCCTCGCCCGGGACGACGTCCACCGGCTCGTCATCGGCACACCCGGCGCCTTCGACCCCACCACCGGCCGCCTGCGCTACGCCTCGCACCTCCCCGGCTGGCACTCCCCCACCCTCCTGGACGAACTCGCCGCGGCCCTGCCGATGCCGTTCGAGTACGAGAACGACGTCAACCTGGTCGCGCTCGCCGAACAGCGGCTGGGCGCGGCCCGGGGCCACACGGACTTCGTGCTGCTGTGGAACCAGGAGGGCCTGGGCGCCGCCCTGGTCCTGGGCGGCCGGCTGCACCGCGGCTGGACCGGCGGCGCCGGCGAGGTCGGCTTCCTGCCGGTGCCGGGCACGCCCCTGGTCCGCCAGGTCACCAAGGCCAACAGCGGCGGCTACCAGGAGCTGGCCGGCTCCCAGGCCGTCCCCAGGCTGGCCCGCGAACTCGGCATCGAGGACATCCCCCCGGGCCCGTACGCCGAGGCCGCCGCACACCTGGTGGCCCGGGCCGCCGAGGCCGACGACGAACCGCACCGCCACCTCCTGCGGACCTACGCGACCCGGCTGGCCACCGGTCTGGCCTCCCTCGTCTCGGTCCTCGACCCCGAGCTCGTCGTGCTGAGCGGCGCGTCCCTCACCTCGGGCGGCGAGGCGCTGCGCGCCCTCGTCCAGGCCGAGCTGGAGGAACTGGCCGCGTCCCGCCCGCGCCTGGTCGTGGGTGACGTCCGTGAACACCCCGTGCTGCGGGGCGCGCTGGAGAGCGCGCTCGCGACCACGCGCGACGAGGTCTTCGACACCTCCCGCTGA
- a CDS encoding mechanosensitive ion channel family protein has translation MSLSVADAVLLAAGPSPSPTPSESETPRVPSFQDAQESATNAAGWVEQNWSTWLAIGLRVLLIVVVAAVLRVVVRRAITKLIDRMNRTGQSVDGSGLGGLLVNVERRRQRSQAIGSVLRSVASFLIIGTAALMVLGTFQINLAPLLASAGVAGVAIGFGARNLVTDFLSGVFMILEDQYGVGDTIDAGVASGEVIEVGLRVTKLRGDGGEIWYVRNGEVKRIGNLSQGWATANVDVTVHAGEDLDKVKATLDEVAGKMSAEEPWNELLWGPIEVLGLDSVLLDSMVVRVSAKTMPGKSLTVERELRWRIKRAFDAADIRIVGGATAPVEEAPADPTAGMAAPSVYANSASPQSAAASPLTPVAPPTSTTK, from the coding sequence GTGTCCTTGTCCGTTGCGGACGCCGTCCTGCTGGCCGCCGGCCCGTCGCCGTCGCCGACCCCCTCGGAGTCGGAGACCCCGAGAGTGCCCTCGTTCCAGGACGCCCAGGAGAGCGCCACGAACGCCGCCGGCTGGGTCGAGCAGAACTGGTCGACGTGGCTCGCGATCGGCCTGAGGGTCCTGCTCATCGTGGTGGTGGCGGCCGTACTGCGGGTCGTCGTCCGGCGCGCGATCACCAAGCTGATAGACCGGATGAACCGGACCGGCCAGTCCGTGGACGGCTCCGGGCTCGGCGGGCTGCTGGTCAACGTCGAGCGCCGTCGCCAGCGCTCGCAGGCGATCGGCTCGGTGCTGCGCTCGGTGGCGTCGTTCCTGATCATCGGCACGGCCGCGCTGATGGTCCTGGGCACCTTCCAGATCAACCTGGCCCCGTTGCTGGCCTCGGCCGGTGTCGCCGGTGTCGCGATCGGCTTCGGCGCCCGCAACCTGGTCACGGACTTCCTCTCCGGCGTCTTCATGATCCTGGAGGACCAGTACGGCGTCGGCGACACCATCGACGCGGGCGTCGCCTCCGGAGAGGTGATCGAGGTGGGCCTGCGTGTGACCAAGCTGCGCGGCGACGGCGGCGAGATCTGGTACGTCCGCAACGGCGAGGTCAAGCGCATCGGCAACCTGTCCCAGGGCTGGGCGACGGCCAATGTCGACGTCACCGTCCATGCCGGCGAGGACCTGGACAAGGTGAAGGCGACGCTGGACGAGGTCGCCGGGAAGATGAGCGCCGAGGAGCCCTGGAACGAGCTGCTGTGGGGCCCGATCGAGGTCCTCGGCCTGGACAGCGTCCTGCTGGACTCCATGGTGGTGCGCGTCTCCGCCAAGACCATGCCCGGCAAGTCCCTGACCGTGGAGCGCGAACTGCGCTGGCGCATCAAGCGGGCGTTCGACGCGGCGGACATCCGGATCGTCGGCGGGGCCACGGCCCCGGTGGAGGAAGCCCCCGCCGACCCGACGGCGGGCATGGCGGCCCCGTCGGTGTACGCGAACTCGGCGTCCCCGCAGTCGGCGGCGGCGTCCCCGCTCACGCCCGTCGCACCGCCGACGAGCACCACGAAGTAA
- a CDS encoding ABC transporter substrate-binding protein: MPGTSRKATFALAASACLALLATACTGQSDAGTSDDASKETTLNFWHAWSAPSEVKAVKDLVAGFEKTHPTIHVNVVGNMTDDKINQALRTGGGKAPDVISSFTTNSVGRFCSSGALVDLNPFFEKSGIDPEKTFPKAMNEYTQFEGDRCAVPLLGDAYGLYYNKTAFKKAGIAAPPKTWSEFEEVAKKLTIPQGDSYEQLGFMPNYHGWETTTEHYLGQFSPTYFDKDGKSNVAEDPAFAQAFRVQKKLVDALGGYRKLETYRSGLGDEWGPKHPFHTGQVAMQLDGEWRLGMALDTKPKFDIGVAPLPVPDDQADQYGKGYITGTIAGIAATSTKQNAAWELVKYMTTDTDAVVNFSNAIHNVPSTLAALKSPKLKYDPRFKTFLEIAANPDSTTAPASVNGGVYLTTIQEFGYAYESGKATDLKKGLRDTARQIDTDIAQAK, from the coding sequence ATGCCCGGAACATCCAGAAAAGCGACCTTCGCGCTCGCCGCCTCCGCCTGCCTCGCCCTCCTCGCCACCGCGTGCACCGGCCAGTCGGACGCGGGTACGAGCGACGACGCGTCCAAGGAGACGACCCTCAACTTCTGGCACGCCTGGAGCGCGCCGTCGGAGGTGAAGGCCGTCAAGGACCTGGTCGCAGGCTTCGAGAAGACGCACCCCACCATCCATGTGAACGTCGTCGGCAACATGACCGACGACAAGATCAACCAGGCCCTGCGCACCGGCGGCGGCAAGGCTCCGGACGTGATCTCGTCCTTCACCACGAACAGCGTCGGGAGGTTCTGCTCGTCCGGTGCCCTGGTGGACCTCAACCCGTTCTTCGAGAAGTCGGGCATCGACCCGGAGAAGACCTTCCCGAAGGCGATGAACGAGTACACCCAGTTCGAGGGGGACCGCTGCGCGGTGCCCCTCCTCGGCGACGCGTACGGCCTCTACTACAACAAGACGGCGTTCAAGAAGGCCGGTATCGCCGCCCCGCCGAAGACCTGGTCCGAGTTCGAGGAGGTCGCAAAGAAGCTGACGATCCCCCAGGGCGACTCCTACGAGCAGCTCGGCTTCATGCCGAACTACCACGGCTGGGAGACCACCACCGAGCACTACCTCGGCCAGTTCTCCCCCACGTACTTCGACAAGGACGGCAAGTCGAACGTCGCCGAGGACCCGGCCTTCGCACAGGCCTTCAGGGTCCAGAAGAAGCTGGTCGACGCCCTCGGCGGCTACCGCAAGCTGGAGACCTACCGCTCCGGGCTCGGCGACGAGTGGGGCCCCAAGCACCCCTTCCACACCGGCCAGGTCGCCATGCAGCTCGACGGCGAATGGCGCCTGGGCATGGCCCTGGACACCAAGCCGAAGTTCGACATCGGCGTGGCCCCGCTGCCCGTCCCCGACGACCAGGCCGACCAGTACGGCAAGGGCTACATCACCGGCACCATCGCCGGGATCGCCGCGACCAGCACGAAGCAGAACGCGGCCTGGGAGCTGGTGAAGTACATGACCACCGACACGGACGCGGTGGTGAACTTCTCCAACGCCATCCACAACGTGCCCTCGACGCTCGCGGCCCTGAAGTCCCCGAAGCTGAAGTACGACCCGCGCTTCAAGACGTTCCTGGAGATCGCCGCGAACCCGGACTCCACCACCGCCCCCGCCTCCGTCAACGGCGGCGTCTACCTCACCACGATCCAGGAGTTCGGCTACGCCTACGAGAGCGGCAAGGCCACCGACCTGAAGAAGGGCCTTCGGGACACCGCCCGGCAGATCGACACGGACATCGCGCAGGCGAAGTAG
- a CDS encoding ABC transporter ATP-binding protein, with product MSKPVPLLSASGLTKAHGRTPALRGASIDLHPGEILAVTGASGSGKSTLLHCLAGIVRPDEGSVTYDGRRLADLPEKRLSELRRTEFGVVFQFGQLIPELTALDNVALPLLLAGTARARARSLAGEWLERFGVRGQQDLRPGEMSGGQAQRTALARALVTGPKVVFADEPTGALDSLAGEQVMTALVHTARESGTAVLLITHDAQVAAYGDREVQLRDGAVAPLGVTA from the coding sequence ATGAGCAAACCCGTGCCTCTCCTCTCGGCGAGCGGCCTCACCAAGGCGCACGGCAGGACGCCCGCCCTGCGCGGCGCGTCCATCGACCTGCACCCTGGGGAGATCCTCGCCGTGACCGGCGCGAGCGGCAGCGGGAAGTCGACGCTGCTGCACTGCCTGGCCGGCATCGTCCGGCCCGACGAGGGCTCGGTGACGTACGACGGCCGGCGGCTGGCGGACCTGCCCGAGAAGCGGCTGAGCGAGCTGCGGCGGACCGAGTTCGGCGTCGTGTTCCAGTTCGGGCAGCTCATCCCTGAGCTGACGGCCCTGGACAACGTCGCCCTGCCACTGCTGCTGGCCGGCACCGCCCGCGCCCGGGCCCGGAGCCTGGCCGGTGAGTGGCTGGAGCGGTTCGGCGTGCGCGGGCAGCAGGACCTGCGGCCGGGCGAGATGAGCGGCGGTCAGGCCCAGCGGACCGCGCTGGCCCGGGCCCTGGTCACCGGCCCGAAGGTCGTCTTCGCCGACGAGCCGACGGGGGCCCTGGACTCCCTCGCCGGCGAACAGGTCATGACGGCCCTGGTCCACACGGCCCGCGAGTCGGGCACGGCGGTCCTGCTGATCACCCACGACGCCCAGGTGGCGGCGTACGGGGACCGGGAGGTCCAGCTGCGGGACGGGGCCGTGGCGCCGCTGGGGGTGACGGCATGA
- a CDS encoding HNH endonuclease, translated as MPHVLVLNASYEPLGVVPLRRALVLVLENKAVCLEESGAYLHSATVTVPAPSVVRLKRFVRVPYRGPVPLTRRALFARDGGRCMYCGGVATSVDHVIPRSRGGKHVWDNVVASCRRCNHVKADRHLFEIGWRLRHKPAPPSGLAWRIIGTGHRDPRWLPYLQPYGADDALARIDGISA; from the coding sequence GTGCCGCACGTCCTGGTCCTCAACGCGTCGTACGAGCCGCTAGGTGTCGTACCGCTCCGCCGCGCGCTCGTCCTCGTCCTCGAGAACAAGGCCGTATGCCTCGAGGAGTCCGGCGCCTATCTGCACAGCGCGACCGTCACAGTCCCCGCACCCAGCGTGGTCCGGCTCAAGCGATTCGTCCGGGTTCCCTATCGGGGGCCCGTTCCACTGACCCGCCGGGCGCTGTTCGCCCGTGACGGGGGCCGGTGCATGTACTGCGGTGGCGTCGCAACCAGCGTCGACCACGTCATCCCGCGCAGCCGCGGGGGCAAGCACGTCTGGGACAACGTGGTGGCGTCCTGCCGCCGCTGCAACCACGTGAAGGCCGACCGTCACCTCTTCGAGATCGGCTGGCGGCTGCGCCACAAACCCGCTCCGCCCTCCGGCCTGGCCTGGCGCATCATCGGGACCGGGCATAGGGATCCGCGCTGGCTGCCGTACTTGCAGCCGTACGGCGCGGACGACGCCTTGGCCCGGATCGACGGCATTTCCGCCTGA
- a CDS encoding FtsX-like permease family protein, with amino-acid sequence MRSLRADLRLAWELTRGSDRREWWRVTLTATGAALATGFALAAVTLAALRGSYRMSAGAGLLDQPGTRSGVIVGLLLLLVPVLGFLGQCARIGAVHRDRRLAGLRLAGATPWQVRRIAALETGLACLLGSAVATVLAVLLLLRQWDRPTVLAWVGIALVAVAVPVLGATAGALALRRVVASPLGWVRRVGPRTGRGPGLLFLAGVLLVAVLALLTAGTTSPAASNRPGGGLPLTVAGVVLAVGAGAVWLSGATAKATGRILAVRARSAATLIAAERLRDDPWSAARTHAAVLLVTAVGTAFMGVRQVLGDVVRTRNFSEPASYYTTGLDLTGAAIAIAFAITLSGLAVGSAESLATRRRGLAAQAAAGVPRTVLGRALLLETALPLAPAVLLSGMGGLAIGTWYALLAGRPVPWAISLVPVAVYAACLLAAAGSLPLLRRAVRPGELRYA; translated from the coding sequence ATGAGGTCCCTGCGTGCCGATCTCCGCCTCGCCTGGGAGCTCACCCGTGGTTCCGATCGCCGGGAGTGGTGGCGGGTGACGCTGACGGCGACGGGCGCCGCGCTCGCGACGGGGTTCGCGCTGGCCGCCGTCACCCTGGCCGCGCTGCGCGGCAGTTACCGGATGTCCGCCGGCGCGGGCCTGCTGGACCAGCCCGGCACCCGGTCCGGCGTGATCGTCGGCCTGCTGCTCCTGCTCGTGCCGGTGCTGGGGTTCCTCGGCCAGTGCGCCCGGATCGGCGCCGTGCACCGCGACCGGCGGCTCGCCGGGTTGCGGCTGGCCGGGGCGACGCCCTGGCAGGTGCGGCGGATCGCCGCGCTGGAGACCGGGCTGGCCTGCCTGCTGGGCTCGGCGGTCGCCACCGTCCTCGCGGTGCTGCTCCTGCTGCGACAGTGGGACCGGCCGACCGTCCTGGCCTGGGTGGGCATCGCCCTGGTCGCCGTCGCCGTACCGGTACTGGGCGCGACGGCGGGCGCGCTGGCGCTGCGCCGGGTCGTGGCCTCCCCGCTCGGCTGGGTGCGCCGGGTCGGGCCGCGCACCGGACGGGGGCCCGGGCTGCTGTTCCTGGCCGGGGTCCTGCTCGTCGCGGTGCTGGCGCTGCTGACCGCGGGCACCACGTCCCCGGCGGCCTCCAACCGGCCGGGCGGCGGGTTGCCGCTGACGGTGGCGGGCGTGGTCCTCGCGGTCGGCGCGGGCGCGGTGTGGCTCTCCGGGGCCACCGCGAAGGCGACCGGGCGGATCCTCGCGGTCCGGGCCCGGTCGGCGGCGACGCTGATCGCGGCGGAGCGGCTGCGCGACGACCCCTGGTCGGCCGCCCGCACGCATGCCGCGGTGCTGCTGGTGACGGCAGTCGGGACCGCCTTCATGGGCGTCCGGCAGGTGCTGGGCGACGTGGTGCGCACCCGGAACTTCTCCGAACCCGCGTCCTACTACACCACCGGCCTCGACCTCACCGGCGCCGCCATCGCCATCGCCTTCGCGATCACCCTGTCCGGTCTCGCCGTCGGCAGCGCCGAGTCCCTGGCCACCCGCCGCCGGGGCCTGGCCGCGCAGGCCGCCGCCGGGGTGCCGCGCACGGTGCTCGGCCGGGCCCTGCTGCTGGAGACCGCGCTGCCGCTCGCCCCGGCCGTGCTGCTGTCGGGCATGGGCGGGCTGGCCATCGGCACGTGGTACGCCCTGCTCGCCGGCCGTCCGGTGCCCTGGGCGATCTCCCTGGTACCGGTCGCCGTCTACGCCGCCTGCCTGCTGGCCGCGGCCGGCTCGCTGCCCCTGCTGCGCCGCGCGGTACGCCCCGGGGAGCTGCGGTACGCGTAA
- a CDS encoding carbohydrate ABC transporter permease, which produces MSTHTLRAKHRRSTLRTLAFLSPWLIGFSVFFAYPLVSTVYFSFMHYDGFRPPAWTGTKNWTYVFEHYPLFWPALRNTLWLVLVMVTLRVAFGLGVGLLITKIKTGTGVFRTLFYLPYLAPPVAATMAFAFLLNPGTGPVNSLLERTGLPAPGWFNDPTWSKPALTLLALWGIGDLMVIFMAALLDVPKEQYEAAELDGATPWQRFRYVTLPNISPIVMFAVVTGVIQTMQYYTQPLIAGKVASGVIQGAGTQFEPGYPDKSTLTLPQLVYNLGFQRFDYGSACVVALILFALSMAFTALLMRRKGGLIQAGER; this is translated from the coding sequence ATGAGCACCCATACTCTGCGCGCGAAACACCGCCGCTCGACGCTCCGCACCCTCGCCTTCCTCTCCCCCTGGCTGATCGGCTTCTCGGTCTTCTTCGCCTACCCCCTGGTCTCCACCGTCTACTTCTCCTTCATGCACTACGACGGCTTCCGGCCGCCCGCCTGGACCGGCACGAAGAACTGGACGTACGTCTTCGAGCACTACCCCTTGTTCTGGCCCGCCCTGCGCAACACCCTGTGGCTGGTCCTCGTCATGGTCACGCTCCGGGTCGCCTTCGGCCTGGGCGTGGGCCTGCTGATCACCAAGATCAAGACGGGTACGGGTGTCTTCCGCACCCTCTTCTACCTGCCGTACCTGGCCCCGCCCGTGGCGGCCACCATGGCCTTCGCCTTCCTCCTCAACCCCGGCACGGGCCCGGTCAACTCCCTCCTGGAGAGGACCGGGCTCCCCGCCCCCGGCTGGTTCAACGACCCCACCTGGTCGAAGCCGGCCCTCACCCTCCTGGCCCTCTGGGGCATCGGCGACCTGATGGTCATCTTCATGGCCGCGCTGCTGGACGTGCCGAAGGAGCAGTACGAGGCGGCGGAACTGGACGGCGCGACACCCTGGCAGCGCTTCCGCTACGTCACGCTCCCGAACATCTCCCCGATCGTCATGTTCGCGGTCGTCACCGGCGTGATCCAGACCATGCAGTACTACACACAGCCACTGATCGCCGGGAAGGTCGCCTCGGGCGTGATCCAGGGCGCGGGCACCCAGTTCGAGCCCGGCTACCCGGACAAGTCCACGCTCACCCTCCCCCAACTCGTCTACAACCTGGGCTTCCAGCGCTTCGACTACGGCTCCGCCTGCGTGGTCGCCCTGATCCTCTTCGCCCTCTCCATGGCCTTCACCGCGCTGCTGATGCGCCGCAAGGGCGGTCTGATCCAGGCAGGTGAACGATGA